GATGACTTCTCCAGATCGATAGAGCACTTCGTTGTGTCTTTCCTCGCTGGGTATCTGGTGAGCTTCCCACTTATGACGGGCAAGGACCAGCCCTGACAATGCATGAGCCCCAGGATCGAACTCACAGCACGGGCATCGGAAACCGGACATTGAATATCTCCTCTGGGTGGCTGTACTGAAGAGGTAGATCCCCACTTGAGCAGGGTCTTGCCTTTGGGACATAACCCATCCGAGTGACTTCTCAGATCGTTTGCACTTCTCTTGACAGACAGACCCTAAAGAATTGGAAATAAATTTTTGAATGGGTACGTGTACCTGCCGCTGGCTGAGCTTCCCCCATAGGCGCCAGCCACTAAAAAAAGAAGAGGGCACTGGCACCACCATCAAGGAGCAAGGTAGAGCCACCCTTTGAGGTCATTAGGGGAGGGCCAAGGCTGCCACTTGCAGGCTCAGCAGGCGCTGGGACCAGTCATACCAATGGTGTTCACAAGAGAACGGATCTAAAGCACGTCAGGAATACAGTCAGTACCACTGAAATTGAGCAGATATGCCTACCAATCAGGAGTGGTCTGGCATACCCACGGCGACAAGCCAGTGATGGCCTGGGTTTCGAGGCATTCAACAGGCTCCAGCCGCTGTCTTCATTCCTATTTTTGTGCCCATCTGTCTGCCGAAATCCTTGGATATTGACTGGTCCAGACCCACTGAAAGTGGATAGACAGGTGGATAGATAATCCGTATCGAGCTTACTCCAAATCCCTTTCCACCACTCAATCTCACGCTGTCGAAGACTACGTGATGTACTACGACGCTTGATTGATCATTTATCGACAGTTTCTGTTGTTCAAAAAGGAGCTACGGCTCCTTTTTTTTGGGCCATCGTGAGCACTTAGCGACAGGGCACTTCAGGCGTGCCTTAACTGAGCCATGGCGCTGTCATGCAGTTGCTTGGCATGCAGACGGCGTCGAGCACACACCTGTTGCTGAGCTAGAGCGCTGCGTTGATCAAGCCGATCAGGATGGCCTTCAACTTGAGCATGGGCTGCTTGCTGCCTCAGCACGTCATGGGCATGGTGCTCCGCCCAGGCCAGGAATTCTGCGGCCGCACGCTGCCGGCGCTCCAGCACATTGCCCGAATACATCGCCATGGTCCCGGCGGTGGTGATCTCAACGGCCATCGAGAGCTCCTGAAGTACCTGAGTCAATTCTGTAGCAACGGCTACCGTTTTTACAGGGGCTTCACATAACTTTCGTGATCGGTGGGGCAAAACCCCACAACAACGTTCGCAATCCATTGAAATAAGGCGGCTTGGATCTCAATCCTTTTCATGGCGCCCAGCTTCACTGAAATCGCTTACCGGACCATGCAACAGGGCCGCAGCCTTGCTGGCCTGGTCCACAAGGAACTGAGCACCAAAGTCATGGAAGTGGTGGCGCCTGATGTGGTGCCTAAAACGGAACCTGTTCCCAGCGAAATGATGGACGCGCTGCGTCAGTCGCTGGATGAGCTGCATCAGCGTGACTGGCAGGATTCTGAATCAGGGATTTACCCCCAGTCCCTGCTGTTTGATATCCCTTGGTTGGAATGGGCTGAACGCTATCCACGCGTGTGGCTGGACCTGCCTTCCAACTGGGCCAGAAGGCGTGCCAGAGACGTCAAGGACATTCCTGATCTGGCCAATCGCGATCTCTATCCCGACTATTACCTCCAGAATTTTCACCATCAAACCGATGGTTACCTCAGCGATCACTCCGCCGAGCTGTACGACCTTCAGGTCGACATCCTGTTCAATGGCGCAGCTGATGCCATGCGGCGCCGGATCCTCCCTTCACTGCAAAAAGGGTTGAAGCGATTTGCAGATCGTGCACCGGGAAGTCTGCGCATCCTTGATGTCGCAACCGGCACGGGCAGAACATTGCATCAGATTCGTGCTGCGCTGCCGCACGCCACTCTCGTGGGAGTGGACCTTTCCGAGGCCTATCTGCGCCAGGCCAATCGCTGGTTGAACCAATCCAACAAACCGCTGGTGCAGCTGGTTCAGGGAAACGCAGAGCGGATGCCTTTCGATGACGCTGGCTTCCAGGCCATCACCTGCGTGTTCCTGTTTCACGAACTGCCAGCCGATGCCCGGCAGGCAGTGCTTCAGGACTGTTACCGCCTGCTTGAGCCTGGCGGGGTTCTGGTTTTGGCCGATTCAGTGCAATTGAAGGATTCGCCACAGTTCGACGTTGCCATGGACAATTTCAGACGCGTTTTTCACGAGCCCTACTACCGCAATTTCATCAGCGATGACATTGACCAGCGCCTCAAAGATGCTGGCTTCAGTGATGTGCAAGCCGAATCTCATTTCATGACCAGGGTGTGGACAGCCACGAAGATTGCATCGCCTCAACACAGTGATTCCCTGACATAGACGCTTGCAGGGGCACAGCAAACCCATAGGGTGCAAGCACTCAGGGACTCCGTCCATGTCGAATCCTTTTCGGATCCGCTGGTTGCGGGGATGGACCTTTCAGATCGTGTTCATGGAAGGCAAGGTTCAAGTTGAAGCTCAAGGTTTTGGGATCTGTCTGCGAACAGCACTGAATCCCGGTGAAAGCCCAACTGCTGCTGCGGATCGTCTAGTGCTCGCGGAGGATCGCCGTCGTCGTGCCCTTTATCAGGCCTGGATCAAAGGTCAAGCCCTGCCTTCCGCCAACGAAGGCCAGCCTCACCCAGAAGAGCGGCTTCAGGATGCACCGGATTCCCTTGTTGTGGTCGATAGCGCAGCAGTGGCAGCCTGAGGCTCAGCGAGTCAGCCACCACCCCAACACCAAAGCTGGTCCTCCCCAACGCAGAGCCCTCCAGAAACGCTGACCACGCTCTGGTGTGAGCAGCCAGTTGAGAGCTTCAGGGTCCGCCTCCACTAATTGACGAAGCAGTCGACGCTGTTGAATTCGACGGATCGAGCGTCGATCCCTCGCCTCCCAAGATCTGGGCTGATAGCGGAGAAGAGAGCGCAGTCCTTGCAAACCTCCCCGACTGTGAAGCTGCCTGTTCACCACCACCAGCGATCACAGCAGTCAGGATAGAGAGGCCCCGCTGATCCAACGCCAACGTGTCCGCGAAAAAATGGCCAGAACAGGCGATTGAACAGGCCTTGTCTCTGCATCAGAGCCTCAGTATCAGTGATCGTGAATGGCACAGACTCAAAGCCGATGCGGATCGACGCGGAGCAGAATTGCTGGCTGCGGCACTGGCGCAGCTGCTGCAAAACGGACGAAATCATGATGTGGAAGCCTTGACTCAGCAGGCTCTGGGCTGGATCAGGGGAGAGCTGAAAGACCCTGGCTGCCCTCGGCACTGATGGCCCGTTGACTGGATCCAGGCCGGCGGCAGGCCAACTGCACCCTGTTGCCTCGACGGCTCCAGCGGATGTCGTCAAAACACTGATGCATCAGAAACAGACCACGCCCTTGATTGGCATCGACTTGATCCGGCAAACAACCCTGCCTGGCATCACTCGAGAGACCATCGCCTTCATCCTGGATCTGCCAAATCAACCAATTCGGCGTGAGAATCCGACGGATCCGCAGGCACTTGCGAGGGTCTCCCGCGTTGCCGTGACGCACGGCATTGACCAAGGCTTCCTGAAGACCCAGTTGCAAGCGACACGAGGTCTCATTGCAGTCAACAGGTTCCAGCAACAGCTCCATCAATGGACTGAGCTGAAAGGTTGACGGAAGGATGAAATCAGCCCACCGAAACGAAGGTAGAAATCGGCTGAACATCAGCACTGTTTCATCCTTTTCGACCTTAACGGCCTGCTGAAGTTCTGCCAGAGGAATCCGACGGTGTCAGGACCTGCTCGCCAGACCGGGATGCTGAAGAAGCGCATCCATCAAGCGGACACCCCTGAGCTGGTTCACCAATGGCATGTGTCCTTCTGGTGCATCCATGCACCACTGAAAACTGCCGGGATAACGGGTCCAGACACCCTCGTTCTTCCAGCCGATCTTCGGCCAGAGCCTGTCGTAACGACCGCCGAGTGCACTGAGCAGTCGAGATTGCACCGTAAATCCGAAACGTCCCTGGGAGTAGGCGATCCAGAGCCTATCGATGGTGGTCAGATCCAGCGGTTTGATCGAAGGGACTTCGCTGAAATACACGTATCCCCGTTCCACCGCCTGCTCACCGGCCAGCTGACGCAGTGCGCAACTGGTGAGGCGATCAGCCTCCTCAAACTCTTCCTTCAGCAAGGCACGTTGGAGATCTGAGTAGTCGATCCCGCAGGACGACGGCATCTGGAACCAACCGCCGGAGACACCTGGAATGGCGTCCAGAGTCTCGGGGTGGTGACGCTGAAGAATCTGCAAGATCCAGCCCGCTCCCCAGTCATCACCCTCTGGGGAGTAGGCCTTGAGGGCAACATCTGCTTGTCCTGAGAGCTGCTCTGAGACCTTTTCCAGCGCTGAAGCCGTGGAACGCTTCTGACGCGATGATCCCGAAACCAGTCGGTCCAGCAACTGATCAATGCCGAGTTGTGTGGAGGGAGGTCGTCCGGAAAGCATGGCGATGTGCCGGCACCGACTGGCTCAGCATTGGCCCACTATGTCAGGCATGGGCAACTGCATCGTGACCGGTCTCAACAGCTTCCGCACGGCGCAGGGAACCATCGTGGATGTGAGAACACCCTCGGAATTTGCTCAAGGTCACTGGCCAGGCGCTGTCAACATCCCCCTGTTCACCGATGAACAGCGTCATCTGGTGGGCCTGAACTACAAGCAAGAGGGTCGACTCGCAGCGATCCAACTCGGTTTAAAGCTCTGCGGTCCCTCTCTGGCCGAGTTATCGATTGCACTCACAACGGCAGCTGCTGGACCCGCAAATCCCTTGAGGATCTACTGCTGGCGTGGAGGAATGCGGTCCAACAGCATGGGATGGCTGGCTGGCCTGAGCGATCACCCCGTCATGGTGCTGGAGGGGGGTTACAAGAGTTATCGCCGATGGGTGCTGGAGTGCTTCGAGCAGACTTGGCCCTTGCGGGTGCTCGGGGGCAGAACAGGGACTGGCAAAACGGACCTGCTGCTGGAGCTGAACCAACAGGGCGTTGGTGTGATCGATCTTGAGGGTCTCGCCAATCACCGCGGCAGCAGTTTCGGCAATCTGGGGCTGCCGCCTCAACCGACCAGCGAGCACTACGAAAACAAACTGGCGGAATGCCTGGAGGTTTTGCGCCACACAGGAGTGCAGGAGATCTGGCTAGAGGCCGAAAGCATCCAGGTCGGCCGCTGCAGGATTCCCAAAGGGCTGTTTGATCAGATGCAAACGTCTCCAGTCCTGGAAATCCAGCGCAGTGACCAAGAACGCGTGGAGCGACTTGTGAAGGTTTACTCGTGTCATCAGCGGGCCGAACTGCGGCAAGCCACAGAACGGATCCAGAAACGCCTTGGTCCTCAGCGCACACGACAGGCGATTGAAGCGATCGACTCCCAGAACTGGGCTGTGGCCTGTGAAGCCATGCTCGATTACTACGACAGCTGTTATGACCGTGAACTTGAGCGTTCACCAGCGAGATCCTCGGTGAATCTGCAGGGACTCACCAGCGAGCAAGCAGCCAGACTGCTTCTGGATCAAGGGCACGTCATCCCTGGGATCTCCAACTAAGATCCACACCTCCAAGTTGATGAACCATGGCTGAAGGCGACAAGGCGGCGATTCAGTTCTTCCGCGGCACAGACGAGCCCGTGGTTCCCGATATCCGCATGACGCGCAGCCGAGATGGTCGCACCGGGCAAGCCATCTTCGTCTTCGAAGAACCTCAGGCACTCGCACCGGAAACGATGGAAGCAATCGCCGGAATGTGGATGGTGGATGAAGAGGGTGAAATGGTGACCCGTGAAGTGAATGGCCGTTTCGTGAATGGCAAACCTTTTGCCCTGGAAGCGACCTACACCTGGAAAAGCGAAGCGGATTTCGAACGCTTCATGCGCTTTGCGCAACGTTATGCGGATTCCAACGGAATGGGTTATTCGCAGAACTCCGGCGACAATGACTCCAGCGAGGAAGGAACAGACGGGTGAAATTTCAGCACTGGCTCGGACTTGCGGCGTTGCTGACGTCCGGGCTGTTGCTCTGGAGCCTCCGGGAAGTCCTGATTCATCTGTTCGCGGCTGTGGTTCTCGCCATGGCGGTCTGCACCTTGGTGGGTGCCCTGCGCAGGCGATGGACGATTCAGAGGCCGTTGGCCCTGTTGATCTGTCTGCTCGGTCTGATGTTGATCGTGGCCCTTGCAGTGGCCGTGATCATTCCGCCGTTCTTTAGCCAGTTTCAACAGCTGCTCCAACAGCTTCCTGCTGCGGCACGCGAGCTCCAACAGATCGTGATGGGCTGGGTCAACCATGCCTCATCACTTGTTTATGGAGCAGGTGAGGCAACGAATGGCGGAGCAAGGCTCGTTCCCGGCGACCTTTCATCACTCCCCAACAGCACGGCTCTAGCCTCCGGCGTGAGTGGTGGAATCAAGGGTTTGCTGGGTCTGGCCAGCAATCTCGGCAGCGGACTCGTTCAGCTGGTGTTCGTGTTCGCGGTGGCGCTGATGGTGGCGATCCAACCTGAGTCCTATCGCAATGTGGCCATTCAGTTAGTGCCTTCCTTCTACAGGAGGCGCGCCAAAACCATTCTTCTGCAGTGTGGAGAAGCTCTGAGCAGCTGGATGATCGGCGTGCTGATCAGTTCGCTTTGCGTGGGCTTACTGGCAGGGATCGGACTCTCTCTGCTTGGCGTGAAATTGGTGATGGCCAATGCCTTGCTGGCTGGCTTGCTCAACGTCATCCCCAATGTGGGGCCCACTCTCAGCACTGTGTTCCCGATGGCGGTGGCTCTGCTGGACGATCCCTGGAAGGCCGTTGCCGTGCTTGGGCTTTACGTAGTGATCCAGAACGTTGAAAGCTATGTGATCACTCCTTCAGTGATGCAACAGCAGGTGAACCTGCTTCCTGGACTCACACTGACGGCACAGTTCATTTTCACAGTTCTATTTGGACCCCTGGGTCTGTTGATGGCCCTGCCTCTGGCAGTGGTGATCCAAGTGCTGATCAGGGAAATCGTGA
This genomic window from Synechococcus sp. MIT S9220 contains:
- a CDS encoding class I SAM-dependent methyltransferase; translation: MAPSFTEIAYRTMQQGRSLAGLVHKELSTKVMEVVAPDVVPKTEPVPSEMMDALRQSLDELHQRDWQDSESGIYPQSLLFDIPWLEWAERYPRVWLDLPSNWARRRARDVKDIPDLANRDLYPDYYLQNFHHQTDGYLSDHSAELYDLQVDILFNGAADAMRRRILPSLQKGLKRFADRAPGSLRILDVATGTGRTLHQIRAALPHATLVGVDLSEAYLRQANRWLNQSNKPLVQLVQGNAERMPFDDAGFQAITCVFLFHELPADARQAVLQDCYRLLEPGGVLVLADSVQLKDSPQFDVAMDNFRRVFHEPYYRNFISDDIDQRLKDAGFSDVQAESHFMTRVWTATKIASPQHSDSLT
- a CDS encoding copper-binding protein; translated protein: MSNPFRIRWLRGWTFQIVFMEGKVQVEAQGFGICLRTALNPGESPTAAADRLVLAEDRRRRALYQAWIKGQALPSANEGQPHPEERLQDAPDSLVVVDSAAVAA
- a CDS encoding DUF6439 family protein; the protein is MSAKKWPEQAIEQALSLHQSLSISDREWHRLKADADRRGAELLAAALAQLLQNGRNHDVEALTQQALGWIRGELKDPGCPRH
- a CDS encoding ATP-binding protein, with protein sequence MFSRFLPSFRWADFILPSTFQLSPLMELLLEPVDCNETSCRLQLGLQEALVNAVRHGNAGDPRKCLRIRRILTPNWLIWQIQDEGDGLSSDARQGCLPDQVDANQGRGLFLMHQCFDDIRWSRRGNRVQLACRRPGSSQRAISAEGSQGLSALP
- a CDS encoding GUN4 domain-containing protein, which codes for MLSGRPPSTQLGIDQLLDRLVSGSSRQKRSTASALEKVSEQLSGQADVALKAYSPEGDDWGAGWILQILQRHHPETLDAIPGVSGGWFQMPSSCGIDYSDLQRALLKEEFEEADRLTSCALRQLAGEQAVERGYVYFSEVPSIKPLDLTTIDRLWIAYSQGRFGFTVQSRLLSALGGRYDRLWPKIGWKNEGVWTRYPGSFQWCMDAPEGHMPLVNQLRGVRLMDALLQHPGLASRS
- the mnmH gene encoding tRNA 2-selenouridine(34) synthase MnmH, translating into MSGMGNCIVTGLNSFRTAQGTIVDVRTPSEFAQGHWPGAVNIPLFTDEQRHLVGLNYKQEGRLAAIQLGLKLCGPSLAELSIALTTAAAGPANPLRIYCWRGGMRSNSMGWLAGLSDHPVMVLEGGYKSYRRWVLECFEQTWPLRVLGGRTGTGKTDLLLELNQQGVGVIDLEGLANHRGSSFGNLGLPPQPTSEHYENKLAECLEVLRHTGVQEIWLEAESIQVGRCRIPKGLFDQMQTSPVLEIQRSDQERVERLVKVYSCHQRAELRQATERIQKRLGPQRTRQAIEAIDSQNWAVACEAMLDYYDSCYDRELERSPARSSVNLQGLTSEQAARLLLDQGHVIPGISN
- the psb28 gene encoding photosystem II reaction center protein Psb28; this translates as MAEGDKAAIQFFRGTDEPVVPDIRMTRSRDGRTGQAIFVFEEPQALAPETMEAIAGMWMVDEEGEMVTREVNGRFVNGKPFALEATYTWKSEADFERFMRFAQRYADSNGMGYSQNSGDNDSSEEGTDG
- a CDS encoding AI-2E family transporter, producing the protein MKFQHWLGLAALLTSGLLLWSLREVLIHLFAAVVLAMAVCTLVGALRRRWTIQRPLALLICLLGLMLIVALAVAVIIPPFFSQFQQLLQQLPAAARELQQIVMGWVNHASSLVYGAGEATNGGARLVPGDLSSLPNSTALASGVSGGIKGLLGLASNLGSGLVQLVFVFAVALMVAIQPESYRNVAIQLVPSFYRRRAKTILLQCGEALSSWMIGVLISSLCVGLLAGIGLSLLGVKLVMANALLAGLLNVIPNVGPTLSTVFPMAVALLDDPWKAVAVLGLYVVIQNVESYVITPSVMQQQVNLLPGLTLTAQFIFTVLFGPLGLLMALPLAVVIQVLIREIVIHDLLDPWKKRRAAA